One part of the Xylanimonas allomyrinae genome encodes these proteins:
- a CDS encoding WxL protein peptidoglycan domain-containing protein — MHGPQTASRALLALAALGVVAVALLGTATAATAVPTSATHTEDADTLRWGVSPAPAGSGTARSAFDLVLEPGQSVTDTVSISNLSAHDVTLDVYAADAAITAGGDFTVAARDEPRRDVGAWIGFDAPVVTVPAGKRVDLPFRVTVPPDVTPGDHGGGIVTSVHAGDAATDASSVRLDLRVGARVVVSVPGPVTAGLALTDVTTTYRPAAAGFGLGRLTVAYRLTNTGNLAQSATTTVDAAGLGGLWHSRAHTADVPALLPGQSVRLTETFDDAPPVVRASAHLDVRPQASDGYVPSDPLTGEASSWAAPWVGAGVIALVAAAAWRPARSIARRLRRTPAGDPTPEE, encoded by the coding sequence ATGCACGGTCCTCAGACCGCCTCCCGCGCCCTCCTTGCCCTGGCCGCCCTGGGCGTCGTGGCCGTCGCCCTCCTCGGGACGGCCACCGCGGCGACCGCGGTGCCGACGAGCGCGACACACACCGAGGACGCCGACACCCTCCGCTGGGGCGTGTCCCCCGCGCCGGCCGGCAGCGGCACGGCCCGCTCCGCGTTCGACCTCGTGCTCGAACCGGGGCAGTCGGTGACCGACACCGTCTCCATCTCGAACCTGTCCGCGCACGACGTCACCCTCGACGTGTACGCCGCCGACGCCGCGATCACCGCCGGCGGCGACTTCACCGTCGCCGCCCGGGACGAGCCGCGACGCGACGTCGGCGCGTGGATCGGGTTCGACGCGCCCGTCGTGACCGTCCCCGCCGGCAAGCGCGTCGACCTGCCGTTCCGGGTCACGGTGCCGCCCGACGTCACGCCCGGCGACCACGGCGGCGGCATCGTGACGTCCGTACACGCGGGCGACGCCGCGACCGACGCCTCGAGCGTCCGGCTCGACCTGCGCGTCGGTGCGCGAGTGGTCGTCTCCGTTCCCGGACCCGTGACGGCCGGCCTCGCCCTGACCGACGTGACGACCACGTACCGCCCCGCCGCGGCCGGGTTCGGGCTCGGCAGGCTGACGGTCGCCTACCGGCTCACCAACACCGGAAACCTCGCGCAGTCCGCCACCACCACGGTCGACGCCGCGGGCCTGGGCGGCCTGTGGCACTCCCGCGCGCACACCGCCGACGTGCCCGCGCTCCTGCCCGGGCAGAGCGTGCGCCTCACCGAGACCTTCGACGACGCGCCGCCCGTCGTCCGCGCGTCCGCACACCTCGACGTCCGGCCGCAGGCATCCGACGGGTACGTCCCGTCGGACCCGCTCACCGGCGAGGCGTCGTCCTGGGCCGCGCCCTGGGTGGGGGCGGGCGTGATCGCTCTCGTCGCCGCGGCAGCGTGGCGGCCGGCGCGGTCGATCGCGCGCCGGTTGCGCCGGACACCTGCGGGCGATCCGACCCCAGAGGAGTAG